Proteins encoded together in one bacterium window:
- a CDS encoding DUF2752 domain-containing protein: protein MKIGPERDALPRLLAFVYAPLGLAVRWLFEHPVIDLDRVACPLLQHTGIACPTCGGTRAGLALGRLDPATACAENPLIALLLIMLGAWFVYAVLATLLPFLRRTVRFTTGEWRVLRLLAVGAVMGTWVYEIIRHSR from the coding sequence GTGAAGATCGGCCCGGAACGCGACGCCTTGCCGCGCCTGCTGGCCTTCGTCTACGCGCCCCTGGGGCTGGCGGTCCGGTGGCTGTTCGAGCACCCTGTCATCGACCTGGACCGTGTCGCCTGCCCGCTGCTACAGCACACGGGCATCGCCTGCCCCACTTGCGGCGGCACGCGCGCCGGTCTGGCCCTGGGTCGGCTGGATCCCGCCACCGCCTGCGCCGAGAATCCCCTGATCGCCCTGCTGCTGATCATGCTCGGTGCGTGGTTCGTCTACGCCGTCTTGGCCACGCTCCTGCCCTTTTTGCGAAGAACGGTGCGCTTCACGACGGGCGAATGGCGCGTACTGCGACTGCTGGCCGTGGGTGCAGTGATGGGGACCTGGGTCTACGAGATCATCCGCCACAGCCGCTGA
- the mscL gene encoding large-conductance mechanosensitive channel protein MscL gives MFKEFKEFAIKGNVVDMAVGIIIGAAFGTIVKSLVADVIMPPIGLLLGGVDFANLFVVLKAGAEAAGPYETLTMAQEAGAVTMNIGVFINTIISFLIVAFAVFMVIRNINKLKREDVAPPAAPTTKDCPHCLSTIPIKAKKCAFCASGLE, from the coding sequence ATGTTCAAGGAGTTCAAGGAATTCGCCATCAAGGGCAACGTGGTCGACATGGCCGTCGGTATCATCATCGGCGCTGCCTTCGGCACCATCGTCAAGTCCCTGGTGGCCGACGTGATCATGCCGCCCATCGGCCTGCTGCTCGGCGGCGTCGACTTCGCCAACCTCTTCGTCGTGCTGAAGGCCGGCGCGGAAGCCGCGGGTCCCTACGAGACCCTGACCATGGCGCAGGAGGCCGGCGCGGTCACCATGAACATCGGCGTGTTCATCAACACCATCATCAGCTTCCTCATCGTGGCCTTCGCCGTCTTCATGGTCATCCGCAACATCAACAAGCTGAAGCGCGAGGACGTGGCGCCCCCGGCGGCGCCCACCACCAAGGACTGCCCGCACTGTCTCTCGACGATCCCCATCAAGGCCAAGAAGTGCGCCTTCTGCGCCTCGGGACTCGAGTAG
- a CDS encoding carbamoyltransferase yields MNILGISAYYHDSAACLVQDGRIVAAAQEERFSRRKHDSSFPHHAVRYCLAEGGAVGDGIDAVVFYDKPLTKFGRILKTYYAVAPRGSRSFLMAIPLWLREKLWISASIEQSLQAAGVGKTHRLYFCEHHESHAASAFFASPFESAAILVLDGVGEWATASLGRGRGNYLDLHDELHFPHSLGLLYSAFTYFTGFRVNSGEYKLMGLAPYGRARYVDTIKEHLIDIREDGSFRLNMDYFGYLDGLTMTNARFADLFGGPPRPPESPLTRREMDLARSVQVVTEEIVLKQAIHAHEVTGERYLCLAGGVALNCVANGRLLREGPFDDIWIQPAAGDAGGALGAALHLWHHVLGNERQVDGVNDRMQGAYLGPAYTDVEIGEWLDAHGLPYRHLDDGDLEAKIAALVDEQNVVGLFQGRMEFGPRALGNRSIIGDARSVKMQSLLNLKIKYRESFRPFAPSCLVERIGDYFELDRPSPYMLLVAQVRAERCREPAPRDDDQDIIARVNEARSDVPAITHVDNSARIQSVDCRTNPRYHRIIEAFAERTGYGIIINTSFNVRGEPIVCTPSDAYRCFRRTEMDYLALGGYLLDKTEQPEWIDGAVDWREEFPLD; encoded by the coding sequence GGGTGACGGCATCGACGCGGTGGTCTTCTACGACAAGCCCCTGACCAAGTTCGGGCGCATCCTGAAGACCTACTACGCGGTCGCGCCTCGCGGTTCGAGATCGTTCCTCATGGCGATCCCCCTCTGGCTGCGCGAGAAACTCTGGATCTCGGCCAGCATCGAACAGTCACTCCAAGCCGCGGGCGTCGGCAAAACCCACCGGCTCTACTTTTGCGAGCATCACGAATCCCACGCCGCCAGCGCCTTCTTCGCCAGCCCCTTCGAGAGCGCGGCGATCCTCGTTCTCGACGGCGTGGGAGAGTGGGCCACCGCATCCCTCGGCCGTGGACGCGGCAACTACCTGGACCTCCACGACGAATTGCACTTTCCCCACTCCCTGGGCTTGCTCTATTCGGCTTTCACCTACTTCACGGGCTTCCGGGTCAATTCCGGCGAGTACAAGCTCATGGGGCTGGCACCCTACGGCCGGGCCAGGTACGTGGACACGATCAAGGAACACCTGATCGACATCCGCGAGGACGGTTCCTTCCGCTTGAACATGGACTACTTCGGCTATCTCGACGGGCTGACCATGACCAACGCGCGCTTCGCCGACCTGTTCGGCGGCCCGCCGCGCCCGCCCGAGTCACCGCTGACGCGGCGCGAGATGGATCTGGCGCGGTCGGTCCAGGTCGTGACCGAGGAGATCGTCTTGAAGCAGGCGATCCATGCCCACGAGGTGACCGGAGAACGATATCTCTGCCTGGCCGGGGGTGTGGCCCTGAACTGCGTGGCCAACGGACGGCTGCTGCGGGAAGGGCCTTTCGACGACATCTGGATCCAGCCCGCCGCCGGCGATGCGGGCGGCGCCCTGGGCGCCGCGCTCCATCTGTGGCACCACGTGCTGGGCAACGAGCGGCAGGTCGACGGCGTGAACGACCGGATGCAGGGAGCCTACCTCGGCCCGGCCTACACCGACGTGGAAATCGGTGAATGGCTGGATGCGCACGGCTTGCCCTACCGACACCTGGACGACGGGGATCTGGAGGCGAAGATCGCCGCCCTGGTCGACGAGCAGAACGTGGTGGGGCTGTTCCAGGGACGTATGGAGTTCGGCCCGCGCGCCCTGGGCAACCGCTCGATCATCGGCGACGCCCGGTCCGTGAAGATGCAGTCGCTCCTGAACCTGAAGATCAAGTACCGGGAGTCGTTCCGTCCCTTCGCCCCGTCGTGCCTGGTGGAGCGCATCGGTGACTATTTCGAACTCGACCGTCCCTCTCCCTACATGCTGCTCGTGGCCCAGGTCCGGGCCGAACGCTGTCGGGAGCCGGCCCCCAGGGACGACGACCAGGACATCATAGCCCGCGTCAACGAGGCGCGATCCGACGTGCCGGCGATCACGCACGTCGACAACTCGGCTCGGATCCAGTCTGTGGACTGCCGGACCAATCCGCGTTATCATCGGATCATCGAGGCCTTCGCCGAACGCACGGGTTATGGCATAATCATCAACACGTCGTTCAACGTGCGCGGCGAGCCTATCGTCTGCACGCCGTCCGATGCCTACCGTTGTTTCCGGCGCACCGAGATGGATTACCTCGCCCTGGGAGGGTATCTGCTCGACAAGACCGAGCAACCGGAATGGATCGACGGCGCTGTCGACTGGCGGGAGGAATTCCCGCTGGACTGA
- a CDS encoding YIP1 family protein: protein MTDDIPDEGAGFPPAPDPYRVGDGGPPPQTPRENLPPWEDRAHFTVVAGFLNTIPQVMTAPGRFFTDHPVRRGLLGPVTFGVLIGVISAIAEWVWSHIFTGFEQNLLGLLGEDYEISGAEAWISEFAEGFGVLVSPVLALIAVFLVAGLVHLGVMLAAADRNRGFEATLRATAYAGGATILALIPICGDGIGSIWALVVAVIGVRTMHGIGTGPALLAVLAPLLLCCCGCVGLIALIAGLAAS, encoded by the coding sequence ATGACCGACGATATCCCCGACGAAGGCGCCGGATTCCCGCCTGCTCCCGATCCCTATCGTGTCGGTGACGGCGGTCCGCCGCCGCAAACGCCGCGGGAGAACCTGCCCCCCTGGGAAGACCGTGCCCATTTCACGGTGGTCGCGGGATTCCTGAACACGATCCCGCAGGTGATGACGGCTCCGGGGCGCTTCTTCACGGACCACCCTGTCCGTCGCGGGCTGCTCGGACCGGTCACCTTCGGCGTCCTGATCGGCGTCATCTCGGCGATCGCGGAATGGGTCTGGTCGCACATCTTCACGGGATTCGAGCAGAACCTGCTCGGGCTGCTGGGCGAGGACTACGAGATCTCGGGCGCCGAGGCGTGGATCTCGGAGTTTGCCGAGGGCTTCGGGGTGCTGGTCAGCCCGGTGCTGGCCCTGATCGCCGTCTTCCTGGTGGCGGGTCTGGTCCATCTGGGGGTGATGCTCGCGGCCGCCGACCGCAACCGCGGCTTCGAGGCCACCCTGCGGGCCACGGCCTACGCCGGCGGCGCAACCATCCTGGCGCTGATCCCCATCTGCGGCGACGGCATCGGCAGCATCTGGGCGCTGGTGGTCGCCGTGATCGGCGTGCGCACCATGCACGGCATCGGCACCGGGCCCGCGCTGCTCGCCGTGCTGGCGCCGCTGCTGCTCTGCTGCTGCGGCTGCGTCGGCCTGATCGCCCTGATCGCCGGGCTCGCGGCCTCGTGA
- a CDS encoding leucyl aminopeptidase has protein sequence MRWSTGTVKPSQARADLLVVGVASQKDRPVLGPWRELDKKIGGLASLADGKVFDGKDGKLHLLPGGGASATWVLVLGLGKPDEISPQSLRRSLAAASQRARTLGARSCVLALPWTALGALTPEAVARCCVEGSELALFETGTEKAKTGRDKKPSPRTWKILADDAAAGSEIRRGLASGSAYAAGCLFARDLVNRPPNKLTPTALAAAARAMAGREGLTCTVRGEAGLRKLGMGGILGVGQGSRQQSKLIVLEMRPRGARGKLPLMALVGKGVTFDTGGISIKPASNMHEMKGDMGGAAAVLGAALIVARLGLPVRLLVVVPAVENMPDGAAIRPGDVLSMASGKTVEVLNTDAEGRLILADALHYAGKRKPDWMIDAATLTGACVIALGQEFAGLFTNDSRLGEVLQRAGGETFERVWPLPMVEEHHKEIESPIADIQNIGGRYAGASSAAAFLEEFVDEDAAWAHLDIAGPAWAAATGPLGPKGATGFGARLIARAVEVLTREAR, from the coding sequence ATGCGTTGGAGTACGGGAACCGTGAAGCCGTCGCAAGCGCGCGCGGATCTGCTCGTCGTGGGAGTCGCCAGCCAGAAGGACCGTCCCGTGCTCGGGCCATGGCGCGAACTGGACAAGAAGATCGGCGGGCTCGCGAGCCTGGCCGACGGCAAGGTCTTCGACGGCAAGGACGGCAAGCTCCACCTCTTGCCCGGCGGCGGCGCGTCCGCCACCTGGGTGCTGGTCCTGGGACTCGGCAAGCCGGACGAGATCAGCCCCCAGTCCCTGCGACGATCCTTGGCTGCGGCGTCGCAGCGCGCCCGCACGCTGGGGGCCCGCAGCTGCGTGCTGGCCCTGCCCTGGACCGCGCTGGGCGCACTGACGCCCGAGGCCGTGGCCCGCTGCTGCGTCGAGGGGAGCGAGCTCGCCCTCTTCGAGACCGGCACCGAGAAGGCGAAGACGGGCCGGGACAAGAAGCCTTCGCCGCGCACCTGGAAGATCCTGGCGGACGATGCCGCGGCCGGGTCCGAGATCCGCAGGGGACTCGCCAGCGGCAGCGCCTATGCCGCGGGTTGCCTCTTCGCGCGGGATCTCGTCAACCGCCCGCCCAACAAGCTGACGCCCACCGCGCTGGCCGCCGCGGCCCGGGCCATGGCCGGACGGGAGGGCCTGACCTGCACCGTGAGGGGAGAAGCCGGGCTGCGCAAGCTGGGCATGGGCGGCATCCTGGGCGTCGGTCAGGGCAGTCGCCAGCAATCCAAGCTGATCGTGCTGGAGATGCGTCCCCGGGGCGCGCGCGGCAAGCTGCCCCTGATGGCGCTGGTCGGCAAGGGCGTCACCTTCGACACGGGCGGCATCTCGATCAAGCCGGCCTCGAACATGCACGAGATGAAGGGGGACATGGGCGGCGCCGCCGCCGTCCTCGGCGCCGCGTTGATCGTGGCGCGGCTGGGCCTGCCGGTGAGACTGCTGGTCGTCGTGCCCGCCGTGGAGAACATGCCCGACGGCGCGGCCATCCGTCCCGGCGACGTCCTGAGCATGGCCTCGGGCAAGACCGTGGAGGTGCTCAACACCGATGCCGAGGGTCGCCTCATCCTGGCCGACGCGCTGCACTACGCCGGCAAGCGCAAGCCGGACTGGATGATCGACGCGGCCACCCTGACGGGAGCCTGCGTCATCGCGCTCGGACAGGAGTTCGCCGGTCTCTTCACCAACGACTCCCGGCTGGGGGAGGTCCTGCAGAGGGCCGGCGGCGAGACCTTCGAGAGGGTCTGGCCGCTGCCCATGGTGGAGGAGCACCACAAGGAGATCGAGAGTCCCATCGCCGACATCCAGAACATCGGCGGACGCTATGCCGGGGCCAGTTCCGCGGCGGCCTTCCTCGAGGAGTTCGTGGACGAGGACGCCGCCTGGGCGCATCTGGACATCGCCGGCCCGGCCTGGGCCGCGGCGACGGGTCCGCTCGGCCCCAAGGGCGCCACCGGTTTCGGGGCGCGCCTGATCGCACGCGCCGTCGAGGTGTTGACGCGCGAGGCCAGATGA
- a CDS encoding acyl-CoA dehydrogenase family protein codes for MDFSLTEQQTMFRDMVRDFAQQEIAPIARRMDDDNDMPGELVEKMKANGFFGLAFPERYGGLGADTVTYGLVVEELSAVSAGVSVMVCVHNSVGSYPIAMFANEAIKAEILPRMAAGEIAAFCVTEPDAGSDAVALATTARRDGDAYVLDGSKIFVTNGARAQFFMVLARTPGTKGYDAIHAFLVERGTPGLTVGKKEDKMGLRASDTVTIEMDGARVPATRLLGAEGDGFKIAMKALDGGRIGIAFQALGIGRACLEATVRYAGQREAFGKHLWNLDVIRHKIADMAARLHAARLTALHAATLKDAGRPFTKEAAMAKLLATEAAGYAADEAVQIHGGYGYMKEYDVERWYRDVRVTRIYEGASEIQRLVIARHVIKELG; via the coding sequence ATGGACTTCTCCCTCACCGAACAGCAGACCATGTTTCGCGACATGGTGCGCGATTTCGCCCAGCAGGAGATCGCGCCCATCGCCAGGCGGATGGATGACGACAACGACATGCCCGGCGAACTGGTCGAGAAGATGAAGGCCAACGGCTTCTTCGGCCTCGCCTTCCCGGAGCGGTACGGCGGGCTCGGCGCCGACACCGTCACCTACGGCCTCGTGGTCGAGGAGCTGTCGGCCGTCAGCGCCGGCGTATCGGTCATGGTCTGCGTCCACAACAGCGTGGGCAGCTATCCCATCGCCATGTTCGCCAATGAGGCGATCAAGGCGGAGATCCTGCCGCGCATGGCCGCCGGCGAAATCGCCGCCTTCTGCGTGACCGAACCCGACGCGGGCAGCGATGCCGTGGCGCTCGCGACCACCGCGCGCCGCGACGGCGACGCGTATGTCCTCGACGGCTCGAAGATCTTCGTCACCAACGGCGCCCGGGCGCAGTTCTTCATGGTCCTGGCCCGCACTCCCGGCACCAAGGGCTACGACGCCATCCATGCCTTCCTGGTCGAGCGCGGGACCCCGGGTCTGACCGTCGGCAAGAAGGAAGACAAGATGGGCCTGCGCGCCAGCGACACGGTGACCATCGAGATGGACGGCGCCCGCGTGCCCGCCACGCGCCTGCTCGGCGCGGAGGGGGACGGCTTCAAGATCGCCATGAAGGCGCTGGACGGCGGCCGCATCGGCATCGCCTTCCAGGCCCTGGGCATCGGCCGCGCCTGCCTGGAGGCGACGGTGCGCTACGCGGGCCAGCGGGAGGCCTTCGGCAAGCATCTGTGGAACCTGGACGTGATCCGCCACAAGATCGCCGACATGGCCGCGCGCCTGCACGCGGCGCGCCTGACCGCCCTGCACGCCGCCACGTTGAAGGACGCCGGCCGGCCCTTCACCAAGGAGGCGGCCATGGCCAAGCTGCTGGCAACCGAGGCGGCGGGTTACGCCGCCGACGAGGCCGTACAGATCCACGGCGGCTACGGCTACATGAAGGAATACGACGTGGAGCGTTGGTACCGCGACGTGCGCGTGACGCGTATCTACGAGGGCGCCAGCGAGATACAGCGACTGGTCATCGCCCGACACGTCATCAAGGAACTCGGCTGA
- a CDS encoding dicarboxylate/amino acid:cation symporter, translating into MAIGGNRTLRPWRWALHWQIALALLLGVAAGLAAGEREIAGFSPVSAFAFLGTLFLRALKMVIVPLLAGSIISGVAGLGSARTLGRLFGRTFAWYISTSLLAILTGLLLVNLIRPGIVDGVPVGQSMGLVAETAELGEELGGRGPGDLVDIILRMVPENPVAAASEGQMLPLIFFCMLFGAALTLLPPDKREPQTRFWESLFAVMMTLTGWVIRFTPIGAFGLIARIAATSGLEAFASLLRFAATVLLALAIHALIVLPVLLHLLGRIDPRRHARVMAPALMTAFTTRSSSATLPVTMECVEKGAGVSNRVTSFVLPLGATVNMDGTALYECICALFIAQAYGISLGPMDQFLVVVTALLASIGAAGIPSAGLVMISIILSTVGLPLEGVALILAVDPLLDMVRTAVNIFSDSCGAAVIARREGETDLYPDTLE; encoded by the coding sequence ATGGCAATCGGCGGCAACAGGACGCTCAGACCGTGGCGCTGGGCCCTGCACTGGCAGATCGCGCTGGCGCTGCTGCTCGGGGTGGCCGCGGGTCTGGCCGCCGGCGAGCGCGAGATCGCCGGTTTCTCCCCCGTCTCGGCCTTCGCCTTCCTCGGCACGCTGTTTTTGCGCGCCCTGAAGATGGTCATCGTGCCGCTGCTGGCTGGCTCGATCATATCCGGCGTCGCCGGGCTCGGCTCGGCCCGCACGCTAGGCCGGCTCTTCGGCCGCACATTCGCTTGGTACATCTCGACCAGCCTGCTGGCCATCCTCACCGGGTTGCTGCTGGTCAATCTCATCCGTCCCGGGATCGTGGACGGCGTACCTGTCGGCCAGAGCATGGGGCTCGTGGCCGAGACCGCGGAGCTCGGCGAGGAGCTGGGTGGACGCGGTCCGGGGGATCTGGTCGACATCATCCTGCGCATGGTGCCGGAAAATCCCGTCGCCGCGGCCAGCGAGGGCCAGATGCTGCCGTTGATCTTCTTCTGCATGCTCTTCGGCGCGGCGCTGACCCTCCTGCCGCCGGACAAGCGCGAACCGCAGACACGATTCTGGGAGAGCCTCTTCGCGGTCATGATGACGTTGACCGGCTGGGTGATCCGCTTCACGCCCATCGGCGCCTTCGGCCTGATCGCCCGCATCGCCGCGACCAGCGGCCTGGAAGCCTTCGCCTCGCTGCTGCGCTTCGCCGCTACCGTGTTGCTGGCCCTGGCCATCCACGCGCTGATCGTGCTGCCGGTGCTGCTGCACCTGCTGGGCCGCATCGATCCGCGGCGGCACGCCCGGGTGATGGCCCCCGCGCTGATGACCGCCTTCACCACGCGCAGCAGCTCCGCCACGCTGCCGGTGACCATGGAGTGCGTCGAGAAGGGTGCCGGCGTGAGCAACCGCGTCACCAGCTTCGTGCTGCCCCTGGGCGCCACGGTGAACATGGACGGCACGGCCCTGTACGAGTGCATCTGCGCTCTCTTCATCGCACAGGCCTACGGTATCTCGCTGGGGCCGATGGACCAGTTCCTGGTGGTCGTCACCGCCCTGCTGGCGAGCATCGGCGCCGCGGGGATTCCCTCGGCGGGGCTGGTCATGATCTCGATCATCCTGTCCACGGTGGGGCTGCCGCTCGAGGGCGTGGCCCTGATCCTGGCGGTCGATCCCTTGCTGGACATGGTCCGCACCGCCGTGAACATCTTCAGCGATTCCTGCGGCGCGGCGGTGATCGCCCGCCGCGAGGGCGAAACGGATCTCTACCCCGATACATTGGAGTGA